The Prosthecomicrobium sp. N25 nucleotide sequence CTCGATCTTCGGATAGGTGGCCGCGCCGCCCGCGTTCTTGGTCACCAGGACGTCGATGCGCCGGTCCTGGAGGAGCCGGATCTCCGCCGCGAGGTCGAAGGGCCCCCGGTCGAGGAGCAGGTCGGCCTGCGCCGGCATCTCGGCCGGGTCCGGCGCGTCGATCGTGCGGACCACGTAGTGATGCTGCCCGGCGGCCCGGAAGTCGGCGACCCCGAGCCGCCCGATGGTGAGGAGCACCCGCCGCGGCGCCGGCCCCAGCGCCGCCGCGGCCGCGGAATTGTCGGGCACTTCGGTCCACTGGTCACCGTCGACCGCCTGCCAGGGCACCCGCGAGAAGGCGGCGAGCGGCACCCGGGCCGCGCGGGCCGCCTCGGCGGCGTGGGCCGACATGCGCGCCGCGAAGGGATGGGTGGCATCGACCAGCGCGCCGATGCCCTCGGCGGCGAGATGGCGCGCCAGCCCTGCGGCGCCGCCGAATCCGCCGATCCGGACCGGCAGTGCCTGGGCGGCCGGCTCCCGCGTGCGGCCGGCGAGCGACAGGGTGGCGTCGAAGCGCGGGTCCCCCGCGAGCCGCCGGGCGAGCAGCCCCGCCTCCGTGGTCCCCCCGAGGACCAGCACCCGGAGGGGTTTCAAAGCTCCGTCCTCAGCGCCCAGAGTTCCGGGAACAGCACCACCCCCAGCATGCGCTTGAGGTAGTCCACCCCCGAGGTCCCGCCCGTCCCGCGCTTGAAGCCGATGACTCGCTCCACCGTCGTCACGTGGTTGAAACGCCAGCGCCGGAAATAGTCTTCGAAGTCCACCAGCTTCTCGGCGAGCTCGTAGAGCTTCCAATGGGTGCCCGTGTCCCGGTAGACCGCCGTCCAGGCCGCCTTCACGCTCTCGTCCGGCGCATAGGGCTGCGTCACGTCGCGGTCGAGGACGGCGGGGTCGACCGGCAGGCCCGACCGGGCGAGGAGCCGGATCGCCTCGTCGTAGAGGCTCGGCGCCGCGCGGATCGCTTCCAGCCGGGCGACGAGGTCCGGCCGGTGCTCGTGCGGCTTCAGCATCGCGGCGTTGCGGTTGCCGACGAGATACTCGATGGCGCGGTACTGGTAGGACTGGAAGCCTGAGGACTGGCCGAGCGCCGTCCGGAACGTGGTGTAGTCCGCCGGCGTCATGGTCCGCAGCACGTCCCAGGCGTTGTTCAGCTGCTCGAAGATCCGCGACACCCGCGACAGGATCTTGAAGGCGGGCTCCAGGTCGTCCCGCGCGACCGCCCGCATCGCCGCCGTGATCTCGTGGATGGCGAGCTTCATCCAGAGTTCCGACGTCTGGTGCTGGATGATGAAGAGCATCTCGTCATGCGCCGCGGTGAGCGGATGCTGGGCCGACAGGATCGGGTCGAGCGACAGATAGTCGCCGTAGGACATGCGCCCGGCGAAGCCCGTCACGGCCCCGTCCCGGGCCGGATCCTCCGGATCGCCGCTCATGTCACCTTGGCCCTCACCTTGAACTCCGGCCGGTCCCAGAGCCGGTCGCTCATGATCGCCGCGAGCGTCGCGGCGGCGTCGAGCACCTCGCCATGCGAAAGGTACAGC carries:
- the kynA gene encoding tryptophan 2,3-dioxygenase → MSGDPEDPARDGAVTGFAGRMSYGDYLSLDPILSAQHPLTAAHDEMLFIIQHQTSELWMKLAIHEITAAMRAVARDDLEPAFKILSRVSRIFEQLNNAWDVLRTMTPADYTTFRTALGQSSGFQSYQYRAIEYLVGNRNAAMLKPHEHRPDLVARLEAIRAAPSLYDEAIRLLARSGLPVDPAVLDRDVTQPYAPDESVKAAWTAVYRDTGTHWKLYELAEKLVDFEDYFRRWRFNHVTTVERVIGFKRGTGGTSGVDYLKRMLGVVLFPELWALRTEL
- a CDS encoding cobalt-precorrin-6A reductase, translating into MKPLRVLVLGGTTEAGLLARRLAGDPRFDATLSLAGRTREPAAQALPVRIGGFGGAAGLARHLAAEGIGALVDATHPFAARMSAHAAEAARAARVPLAAFSRVPWQAVDGDQWTEVPDNSAAAAALGPAPRRVLLTIGRLGVADFRAAGQHHYVVRTIDAPDPAEMPAQADLLLDRGPFDLAAEIRLLQDRRIDVLVTKNAGGAATYPKIEAARRLGLPVILVAPPPRPDVPLFHELEAVMAFLAEAAGRQAP